A genomic region of Salinibacterium sp. NK8237 contains the following coding sequences:
- the dinB gene encoding DNA polymerase IV has protein sequence MGKQDGRTRHVTAPGVDDSTATILHVDMDAFFASVELLDHPELIGKPVIVGHNSVRSVVTAATYEARKYGVNSAMPMALALRRCPNAIVLEPHFERYQHFSSIVFDICDQLTPKVERLGIDEAFLDVAGARAIYGSPLEVAALLRRRVFAETGLVCSVGAAASKYVAKVASGLSKPDGLLVIPADKTIEFLHPLPITALWGVGGKTAESLQQRGFSTIADIAHADRETLTRAVGEAGAVKLHNLSWGNDPRSVVERAAEKSIGHETTFEYNVLDANEIRRELLRLSGKVAARLRGAGMEASTVVLKLRFEDFSTITRSRKLPDPTDLGRTIYETVRDVYADFAREGRPVRLVGVRGEQLVEPGGGQLSLWDTTDGWRDAEEAMEAASARFGTGAIGPARLLGSQRSERPRLGQRD, from the coding sequence ATGGGTAAGCAAGATGGTCGCACGCGACATGTGACCGCACCGGGAGTCGACGACAGCACGGCGACGATCCTGCACGTTGACATGGATGCCTTCTTCGCCTCCGTCGAACTCCTCGATCACCCTGAGCTCATCGGTAAACCCGTCATTGTCGGGCACAACTCCGTTCGCTCGGTGGTCACCGCAGCTACTTACGAGGCCCGCAAGTATGGCGTGAACTCAGCGATGCCCATGGCCCTCGCCCTGCGCCGGTGCCCCAACGCCATCGTGCTAGAGCCACATTTCGAGCGTTATCAGCACTTTTCTTCCATCGTTTTCGACATCTGCGATCAACTCACCCCCAAGGTAGAACGACTCGGCATCGACGAAGCGTTTCTGGATGTTGCAGGAGCGCGGGCCATCTACGGGTCCCCCCTCGAGGTGGCAGCACTGCTGCGTCGTCGAGTCTTTGCCGAAACAGGGCTTGTCTGTTCGGTCGGCGCCGCAGCCTCAAAGTACGTCGCGAAGGTCGCGTCGGGCCTCTCTAAGCCCGATGGACTGCTCGTCATCCCGGCCGACAAGACAATCGAATTTCTGCATCCGCTACCTATCACAGCCCTGTGGGGCGTCGGCGGCAAGACTGCCGAGTCGCTGCAGCAACGCGGATTCAGCACCATTGCCGATATTGCTCACGCAGATCGAGAAACTCTCACGCGCGCGGTCGGCGAAGCTGGCGCGGTAAAGCTGCACAACCTCTCCTGGGGAAACGATCCCCGCAGCGTCGTCGAACGGGCCGCCGAGAAGAGTATCGGCCACGAGACCACCTTTGAATACAACGTGTTGGATGCCAACGAGATCCGCCGCGAACTGCTCCGGCTCTCCGGAAAGGTCGCTGCACGCTTGCGTGGCGCCGGCATGGAAGCGAGCACCGTGGTGCTGAAACTCCGGTTCGAAGACTTCAGCACCATTACTCGCTCGCGCAAGCTGCCCGACCCCACCGACCTCGGCCGCACCATCTACGAGACCGTCAGAGATGTCTATGCCGACTTTGCTCGCGAAGGTCGGCCGGTGCGTCTCGTGGGCGTGCGCGGCGAGCAACTCGTCGAACCGGGCGGCGGGCAGCTGAGTTTGTGGGACACCACCGACGGCTGGCGCGACGCCGAAGAAGCTATGGAGGCGGCATCCGCTCGCTTCGGGACTGGCGCGATAGGACCAGCGCGCCTCTTGGGATCCCAGCGATCGGAACGGCCCCGCCTCGGACAACGTGACTAG
- a CDS encoding cold-shock protein, translating into MALGTVKWFNAEKGFGFIAPEDGSPDVFAHYSAIATNGYKSLDENQKVEFDITQGPKGPQAENIRPL; encoded by the coding sequence ATGGCACTAGGTACCGTCAAGTGGTTCAACGCAGAAAAGGGCTTTGGCTTCATTGCCCCCGAGGACGGAAGTCCTGATGTGTTCGCCCACTACTCGGCCATCGCAACAAATGGCTACAAGTCGCTCGACGAGAACCAAAAGGTTGAGTTTGACATCACACAGGGACCCAAGGGTCCCCAGGCGGAGAACATCCGCCCCCTCTGA
- a CDS encoding acyl-CoA desaturase has protein sequence MSSSLSADPTRIIKTGPRGVGSPMSDFAALLRTVREAGLLRRNRRFYIITFAVITVAMAAAWVGFAMLAGTWYILLIAAAMGIIFTQYAFLTHELAHRQVFQSSKLNDTLGRLMSDLVVGISYAWWMNKHSRHHANPNTVDKDPDIETDFIIFQKEKTVGLKGMTKFMAKRQGYLFFPALLLEGFNLHSHAFQEVFNFKKKVDKRWLEITLLLVRNIGYLTIVFSVLPLGMAFAFLGVQMGIFGLYMGASFAPNHKGMPILPKGSKVDFLRRQVLTSRNIRSGVFMNHFMGGLNFQIEHHLFPTMPRPHLPLAAEMVKEYCKTKDIKYTEVGLVTSYGIVIRHLNEVGLSADGDPFDCPAAGRTGYTG, from the coding sequence GTGAGTAGTTCTCTCTCAGCCGATCCCACACGAATCATCAAGACGGGCCCCCGCGGAGTCGGAAGCCCAATGAGCGATTTCGCCGCTTTGCTGCGCACCGTTCGTGAAGCAGGTTTGTTGCGTCGCAACAGACGCTTCTACATCATCACGTTTGCCGTGATAACCGTCGCTATGGCCGCCGCTTGGGTTGGCTTCGCGATGCTTGCCGGCACGTGGTACATCTTGTTGATCGCCGCAGCGATGGGCATCATCTTTACGCAATACGCGTTTCTTACGCATGAACTGGCTCACCGCCAGGTTTTTCAGTCCAGCAAGCTCAATGACACGTTGGGGCGGCTCATGTCCGACCTCGTCGTCGGAATTAGCTACGCCTGGTGGATGAACAAGCACTCGCGTCACCACGCGAACCCCAACACGGTCGATAAAGACCCTGATATCGAGACTGACTTCATCATTTTCCAGAAGGAAAAGACCGTCGGGCTCAAGGGCATGACTAAGTTCATGGCGAAGCGTCAGGGCTACCTGTTCTTCCCCGCGCTTCTGCTCGAGGGTTTCAACCTCCACTCCCACGCCTTCCAGGAGGTCTTCAACTTCAAGAAGAAGGTTGACAAGCGCTGGCTAGAGATCACCCTCCTCCTCGTGCGCAACATCGGTTACCTCACCATCGTGTTCAGCGTGCTCCCACTGGGAATGGCTTTCGCCTTCCTAGGAGTACAGATGGGAATTTTCGGTCTCTATATGGGTGCATCCTTCGCTCCCAATCACAAGGGAATGCCGATCTTGCCTAAGGGCTCCAAAGTTGACTTCCTGCGTCGTCAAGTGCTGACAAGCCGCAACATTCGCAGTGGCGTGTTCATGAACCACTTCATGGGCGGCCTGAACTTCCAGATCGAGCACCACCTTTTCCCCACTATGCCGCGGCCGCACTTGCCTCTCGCCGCAGAAATGGTGAAGGAGTACTGCAAGACGAAAGACATCAAGTACACCGAGGTCGGACTCGTCACGTCGTACGGCATCGTTATTCGCCACCTGAACGAAGTCGGCCTCAGCGCCGATGGAGATCCTTTTGACTGCCCCGCGGCCGGTCGCACCGGATACACCGGGTAG
- a CDS encoding D-alanyl-D-alanine carboxypeptidase — protein MPLTPPQIFRRRRIAVFSAAGVVLATAFYLPLTLLAPLDETSANVLPVDLPVAAEAEFSFPSYGASAIGALDRAGVLAQAGSSDPLPIASITKIITTLVVLDAKPLDVDEAGPTITFGQTDVDFYNTQVAQYGSVSPVYDGLQLSQRDAMTVVLLPSANNYAQSLANWAFGSEDAFVAAAAVWLEENGLENTTLTEPSGIQDTNRSTAADLTELARLAIGNPVIADIVSTSSAEIPSIGTVSNSNALLGIDGVDGIKTGTLVVGWSCLLFSADVTVGEEVVTLVGVVLGGPDHPTIDAAIQELIADATAGYSEVELATAGEEFADYDTPWGDESAAIASTTSTAVVWGEDEISMTVEAVPVRLAESGENAGTLHVQIGAKTLDIPLVFSEEIDDPGAWWRLTNPQSLF, from the coding sequence GTGCCGCTGACCCCACCCCAAATCTTTCGTCGCCGTCGTATTGCCGTGTTCTCTGCAGCGGGCGTCGTGCTCGCGACAGCGTTCTACTTGCCGCTCACTCTTCTCGCGCCGCTCGACGAGACCTCAGCGAATGTGCTTCCGGTTGACCTTCCCGTCGCTGCCGAGGCAGAGTTCAGTTTTCCCAGTTATGGAGCCTCCGCAATCGGAGCCCTCGACCGCGCTGGCGTGCTCGCTCAAGCGGGTAGCAGTGATCCTTTGCCTATCGCATCGATCACGAAAATCATTACGACGCTCGTGGTTCTCGACGCCAAACCGCTTGACGTGGATGAAGCAGGACCCACGATTACCTTCGGACAAACCGACGTCGACTTCTACAACACTCAGGTCGCACAGTATGGGTCAGTGTCGCCGGTATACGACGGTCTCCAACTGTCCCAGCGCGATGCTATGACGGTTGTGCTGCTTCCTTCCGCAAACAACTATGCGCAATCGCTAGCGAACTGGGCTTTTGGCTCTGAAGACGCTTTTGTTGCAGCCGCTGCGGTGTGGCTTGAAGAAAATGGGCTCGAGAATACGACGCTCACTGAGCCTTCCGGAATTCAGGATACGAATCGAAGCACAGCTGCTGATCTCACTGAACTTGCCCGGCTGGCAATAGGAAACCCAGTAATCGCAGACATCGTATCCACCTCGTCCGCAGAGATTCCAAGCATCGGAACAGTGAGCAACAGCAACGCACTCCTCGGCATCGATGGCGTCGATGGAATCAAGACGGGGACCCTCGTCGTCGGCTGGTCCTGCCTTCTATTCTCCGCTGATGTGACCGTCGGCGAAGAAGTAGTCACCCTCGTCGGTGTCGTTCTTGGAGGCCCAGACCACCCCACGATTGACGCCGCAATTCAGGAGCTCATTGCGGATGCAACCGCTGGATACTCCGAGGTAGAACTAGCGACCGCCGGAGAAGAGTTCGCCGACTATGACACGCCGTGGGGGGATGAGTCGGCCGCGATCGCCTCGACTACGTCGACAGCGGTTGTGTGGGGCGAGGACGAGATTTCGATGACAGTCGAAGCAGTGCCTGTGCGACTCGCGGAGTCCGGGGAAAACGCTGGAACACTCCATGTGCAAATCGGCGCCAAGACGTTAGATATTCCGCTGGTTTTCAGCGAAGAAATTGACGATCCTGGAGCATGGTGGAGACTCACAAATCCACAAAGTTTGTTTTAG
- a CDS encoding DEAD/DEAH box helicase: protein MSTPLPGPTVGTFAAEHLSPSYPERAARGTASKLRAWQAEALDLYFEKEPRDFLAAATPGAGKTTFALRLAVELFARREIDRVTVVAPTDHLKRQWADAANRVGIRLNPSFSNGDAWGGRRFHGVAVTYAQVAMKASFHQEITDSARTLVILDEVHHGGDALSWGDAIHTAFGRATRRLSLTGTPFRSDTAPIPFVTYAPNHEGIRTSVTDYSYGYGRALEDGVVRPVIFMAYAGKMRWRTRMGDEMEARLGEGDTKDVTAQAWRTALDPKGEWMPAVLRAADRRLSEVRHSVPDAGGLVIATDQLAARAYAKLIKDITGESATIVLSDEKESSSRIEKFAESDSRWMVAVRMVSEGVDVPRLAVGVYATSASTPLYFAQAVGRFVRTRRRGETASIFLPSVPNLMNLAGKLEKERDHALDRKESPDDLLDDSLLDAENREEKTSDELADEFTWEAIESEANFDRVLFDGAEFGFAAEPGSDEELDFIGLPGILEPEQVRELLLQRQKRQSKRAESRPKEEQPPPLYRTLKEQRTLLNNLVGRRAKLSNEPHGLIHAELRRVCGGPAVAQATVTQLQTRIDYLRKGMH, encoded by the coding sequence GTGAGCACTCCATTGCCTGGCCCCACCGTGGGCACCTTCGCGGCGGAACATCTCTCACCGTCGTACCCTGAGCGCGCTGCCCGAGGCACCGCATCTAAGCTGCGGGCGTGGCAGGCAGAAGCCCTCGATCTTTACTTCGAGAAAGAACCCCGCGACTTTCTGGCCGCTGCAACACCTGGCGCCGGAAAAACCACCTTCGCTCTCCGTCTCGCTGTTGAGCTTTTCGCTCGCCGGGAGATCGATCGCGTCACGGTCGTCGCGCCAACTGATCACCTCAAACGCCAGTGGGCGGATGCCGCCAACCGTGTCGGAATCCGGCTCAATCCATCGTTCTCCAACGGCGATGCCTGGGGCGGTCGACGTTTCCACGGTGTTGCTGTGACCTATGCGCAAGTCGCCATGAAGGCCTCGTTTCATCAAGAGATCACCGACTCTGCCCGCACGCTCGTGATTCTTGACGAAGTGCACCACGGCGGTGACGCTCTCAGCTGGGGCGACGCCATTCACACCGCCTTCGGTCGTGCCACTCGGCGGCTCTCACTCACGGGTACACCGTTCCGCAGCGATACCGCGCCCATTCCCTTCGTGACCTATGCGCCCAACCATGAGGGCATCCGCACTTCGGTCACCGACTACAGCTATGGCTATGGTCGTGCGCTCGAAGACGGTGTTGTTCGACCCGTTATTTTCATGGCCTATGCCGGCAAGATGCGCTGGCGCACCCGCATGGGCGATGAGATGGAAGCCCGCCTCGGCGAAGGAGACACCAAAGACGTCACCGCGCAGGCGTGGCGCACCGCTCTTGACCCCAAAGGCGAATGGATGCCGGCAGTGCTGCGGGCAGCGGATCGTCGCCTCAGCGAGGTGCGGCATTCGGTTCCTGATGCCGGAGGACTCGTCATCGCGACCGACCAACTCGCGGCCCGCGCCTACGCCAAGCTCATTAAGGACATCACGGGGGAGTCCGCCACGATTGTGCTCTCCGACGAAAAAGAGTCGTCATCGCGGATCGAAAAGTTTGCTGAAAGCGATAGCCGGTGGATGGTGGCCGTGCGCATGGTGTCTGAGGGCGTTGACGTTCCTCGCCTTGCCGTCGGCGTGTACGCAACGTCGGCATCCACTCCGTTGTATTTCGCCCAAGCTGTCGGTCGTTTCGTGCGTACTCGTCGCCGCGGCGAAACGGCATCGATCTTTTTGCCGAGCGTTCCCAACCTCATGAACCTCGCCGGCAAGCTCGAGAAGGAGCGGGACCACGCGCTCGATCGCAAAGAATCGCCTGATGATCTGCTCGATGACAGCCTCCTCGATGCGGAGAACCGTGAAGAGAAGACGAGCGATGAACTTGCAGATGAGTTCACGTGGGAAGCCATTGAGTCTGAAGCGAACTTCGATCGGGTGCTGTTCGATGGCGCCGAGTTTGGTTTCGCTGCCGAACCGGGCAGCGACGAAGAGCTCGACTTCATTGGGCTTCCCGGCATTCTAGAGCCCGAGCAAGTACGAGAATTGTTGCTGCAGCGCCAAAAACGCCAGTCAAAGCGCGCAGAGAGTCGCCCCAAGGAAGAACAGCCGCCGCCGCTGTATCGCACGCTCAAAGAGCAGCGGACCCTGCTCAACAACCTCGTGGGCCGTAGAGCGAAGCTTTCAAACGAACCGCACGGATTGATCCACGCGGAGCTGCGTCGCGTCTGTGGCGGCCCTGCGGTCGCTCAGGCTACGGTGACGCAATTGCAGACCCGCATCGATTACTTGCGCAAGGGCATGCACTAG
- a CDS encoding GlsB/YeaQ/YmgE family stress response membrane protein, with the protein MGIIGWIVLGLIAGAIAKAILPGRQGGGWLATLLLGVVGALVGGFVGGAIFGIGLEEFFSIETWLVAIGGSVLVLFLYGLITRGSRR; encoded by the coding sequence ATGGGAATCATCGGCTGGATCGTACTCGGACTTATCGCCGGAGCTATTGCGAAAGCAATTCTGCCGGGACGTCAGGGCGGCGGTTGGCTCGCAACACTTCTTCTCGGTGTTGTTGGAGCACTCGTCGGAGGATTCGTGGGAGGCGCCATCTTTGGCATTGGCCTCGAAGAGTTCTTCTCCATCGAAACGTGGCTCGTCGCCATCGGCGGCTCAGTGCTCGTGCTCTTCCTCTATGGACTGATCACACGCGGCTCACGTCGTTAA
- a CDS encoding RNA methyltransferase produces MAKPHSWEHTVNVIRVTDLSDPRLSDFANLTDVALRRRTEPAGGLYIAESSKVIARALRAGHQPRAVLVLEQWLDDVAELLGDSPVPIYVGESALLEQLTGFNLHRGALASMHRPILPSVAELVADARRIVILEDIVDHTNVGAIFRSAAALGADAVLITPRCADPLYRRSVRVSMGTVLQVPWTRIPDWPAGAAELKAAGFHLAALALNDDSVDLDSFAAEAPERVALILGTEGDGLSRSTIDAADTVVKIPMMHGVDSLNVAAASAVGMYMLRAH; encoded by the coding sequence ATGGCGAAACCGCACAGTTGGGAACACACCGTGAACGTCATCCGGGTCACCGATCTCTCCGATCCTCGCCTCAGCGACTTCGCCAATCTCACGGATGTTGCTCTGCGCCGTCGCACAGAGCCAGCCGGCGGTCTCTACATTGCCGAGTCATCCAAAGTGATTGCTCGGGCGCTTCGAGCCGGCCATCAGCCGCGCGCTGTGCTCGTGCTCGAGCAGTGGCTCGATGACGTGGCGGAATTGCTCGGGGATTCTCCGGTTCCGATCTACGTGGGGGAGTCAGCGCTACTCGAACAACTCACCGGTTTCAATCTTCATCGGGGGGCTTTGGCATCGATGCATCGCCCGATCTTGCCGAGCGTTGCCGAGCTGGTGGCGGATGCACGCCGCATCGTGATCCTGGAAGACATCGTTGATCACACCAACGTCGGCGCCATTTTTCGCTCGGCTGCGGCGCTCGGAGCGGATGCCGTTCTCATTACGCCACGGTGTGCCGACCCGCTCTACCGTCGCAGTGTGCGCGTCAGTATGGGAACGGTGCTTCAGGTGCCGTGGACCCGTATCCCGGACTGGCCTGCTGGCGCCGCCGAGCTGAAAGCCGCTGGCTTCCATCTGGCCGCTCTCGCTCTCAACGACGACTCGGTTGATCTTGATAGTTTCGCAGCAGAGGCTCCAGAACGGGTCGCGCTGATTTTGGGCACAGAGGGTGACGGTCTATCTCGCAGCACTATCGACGCCGCGGATACTGTTGTCAAGATTCCGATGATGCATGGCGTCGATTCGCTCAACGTAGCGGCCGCGAGTGCGGTCGGAATGTACATGCTCCGAGCACACTAA
- a CDS encoding SGNH/GDSL hydrolase family protein: MQEQHPWSRYVAIGDSFTEGIGDPEPNSPGGNRGWADRVAEVLGGHKPDFAYANLAIRGRLLNQVADEQLEPAMELKPDLITVSAGGNDIIRPGSDADEVAQRVDVLVEQLRRDGATVVLFTGPDIGMTPVLNRMRGKVAIYNENIRAVAQRHDAVVADMWALRELADPRMWSPDRLHFSPVGHHTVARMVLDSLNVANELEPFRPEPLPPRLWREARVEDIGWAREHLVPWVLRRIRHQSSGDNVTAKRPGF, translated from the coding sequence ATGCAAGAACAACACCCGTGGAGCAGATATGTCGCAATCGGCGATTCCTTCACAGAGGGCATTGGTGACCCTGAACCCAACTCCCCCGGCGGTAACCGCGGGTGGGCTGACCGCGTTGCGGAAGTGCTCGGCGGCCACAAACCAGACTTTGCGTATGCCAACTTGGCAATTCGTGGTCGATTACTTAATCAGGTTGCTGATGAACAGCTTGAACCGGCAATGGAGCTTAAGCCTGACCTCATCACCGTCTCTGCTGGCGGCAACGACATCATCCGCCCAGGCTCCGATGCCGATGAGGTCGCTCAGCGCGTAGATGTTCTCGTTGAGCAGCTTCGCCGGGACGGCGCGACAGTCGTGCTTTTTACCGGCCCTGATATCGGAATGACGCCCGTCCTCAATCGGATGCGCGGCAAAGTTGCCATTTACAACGAAAACATTCGCGCTGTAGCCCAGCGCCACGATGCCGTTGTCGCCGACATGTGGGCGTTGCGCGAACTCGCTGACCCGCGCATGTGGTCACCCGATCGCCTCCATTTCTCCCCCGTTGGCCATCACACGGTCGCTCGCATGGTGCTCGACTCGCTCAATGTTGCCAACGAACTTGAGCCTTTCCGGCCTGAGCCGCTTCCTCCGCGTCTCTGGCGCGAAGCGCGCGTCGAAGACATCGGCTGGGCGCGTGAACACCTTGTGCCATGGGTATTGCGTCGAATCCGTCACCAATCGTCGGGCGACAACGTCACAGCGAAACGACCGGGCTTCTAA